Proteins encoded by one window of Acidobacteriota bacterium:
- a CDS encoding sigma-70 family RNA polymerase sigma factor, translating to MTAEQTTSPHRVSQLLLAWGQGDQSALEQLAPLVDGELRRLAHHYLHKRPPDALLQTTALVNEAWLKLIDWQNSNWQNRAHFFGMAATLMRQILVDEARKRQYQKRQGLHVSLSEAADVIGQQRPDLLALDDALNALAAFDARKSRVVELRFFAGLNADETAEVLRVSPRTVARDWDFAQTWLYRELRKGASHA from the coding sequence ATGACTGCCGAACAGACGACCTCACCGCATCGCGTCTCACAACTGTTGCTGGCCTGGGGCCAGGGCGATCAGTCGGCGCTGGAGCAACTGGCCCCGCTGGTGGACGGCGAATTGCGCCGCCTGGCGCATCATTACCTGCACAAACGTCCGCCCGATGCGCTGTTGCAAACCACCGCGCTCGTCAACGAAGCCTGGTTGAAATTGATTGACTGGCAAAATTCCAATTGGCAAAACCGCGCGCATTTTTTCGGCATGGCCGCCACGCTGATGCGTCAAATCCTGGTGGACGAGGCGCGCAAACGGCAGTACCAGAAACGCCAGGGCCTGCACGTTTCCTTGAGCGAAGCCGCCGACGTGATCGGACAACAGCGCCCCGACTTGCTGGCGCTGGATGATGCCTTGAATGCACTGGCTGCCTTTGACGCCCGCAAAAGCCGCGTCGTCGAGTTGCGCTTTTTCGCCGGGTTGAATGCCGACGAGACGGCGGAAGTCTTGCGCGTCTCGCCGCGCACGGTCGCGCGTGATTGGGATTTCGCCCAGACCTGGCTGTACCGCGAATTGCGCAAGGGAGCCAGCCATGCCTGA